A genomic segment from Neodiprion lecontei isolate iyNeoLeco1 chromosome 1, iyNeoLeco1.1, whole genome shotgun sequence encodes:
- the LOC107221834 gene encoding uncharacterized protein LOC107221834 isoform X5, translating to MHVMKNVPVTDVIRGSGDRIGGGSGDAAMDEPHTPGSDCNSNPSMDPSSQDLITSEFVHDNMDYQWFADCGYRDTGLHVHSSVLSSLSASYTCDDLRYDAECRYLDANFAEIDMESFRTADIHSLLTLPVICTDPVQHSESNYQRERYASMSGSMMEKLDFDSPISPHTSSQGEDSACSTADTMSICKSSLLFSPVKETPVLPPGGSYSVDSLDCEDVLLTCQAHNKINYTIAFEGSMTMYSDGSQDFENQEKQNIRQIPDFYYDKKLNLKNMFGLSMAKSDSKVYTTWSNLKHSPANNVMTRHPSGNNNTMPNFLQANGQLNLNLNKKSQSLPDLTQTRELSRYPLNFSVDSAESNNHVGNLQSSGSIISRSINEDSSESTDHISTKKKLQNLSLVKRFMKQKSMSAEGMSMTLDQSGSASDSGWPTSNSESGSGSGTRTQIHQHNINNTCNNLTLENDFSINWVKSDYYNNKGTEHTFAGEDFDNIIRKQSPLLEEFEGELQSSASIEELSESISKIESMDGSRCEKHENSFLEDTVTQSNTEQINSSSKNLPLSKTTGTQVFTQVEDNSVQTSLIYLTKDKNYPSICETTIEKRPAYIVYPNYTLPDLSFLQLGQGKFDKVALRPQCFDRDRSRWRKYNKSNRPFSCNDLDAMKQRGFSHIKDWESLTFLLPAEYKRILHDVPEAAKHVKLAEETKKPLFCLSPQMRHRARIIDEATPDNISSASSIGTQPSSGYRGSSTILTDSLINQQGVPNNSNPLYLYRYDSASSEASLTSQDTKQYRPSCKPKINAPTLPKRSISLPHGDRETRCNTKAPPRPPLPRGILRKDKLTNNKRYSMFEMGGVKEVENQQVTPETNKRMSLQEPYYLNNDHQSQQIRRLIDSEKDVDEVEERLYYAERLKESENCVNLELYPTECSDEIIQLEDFLRRSGFSSQSSDGDSEDQDVRLRSYVRQFLRLNMNKDLVKNVEMMESQKKTVSFAVQQRKEFLKNKGCTLGFTANKQSLDERTSIAESPSGSSELKSFTTNGKSDMLRSVNKSVGLILNYWRIETVKDEQVQDNRNECAQLCLSNLCPALYAIMCDGLRPNINSSFGPLANSVWQVVEASSQQGPLTKTLNELVQKINGEDFITEGMLKFHAFVFGLLNLRALDAWFAYLCTRESILRKHYSRSSLFVSSLACVNAREMVDALLNILQPLALCPFQLDMLYQYRQLHNSLGHMNNHLTNATVGLKSVDSTEVRGPSKREFFNNIVSPVKVRPRSCVDYAKGGNMQGILHEANLNNTIKKRWSNLPSGSKLIQAFDKLTLEDSEDYTDSLEHSPLKVGAPQNVSAKIKSPPISTGKVENEEMYPGGVKFKKLQEKWELMIGKEESKEQPIARSPESPARTPTNSGKSKIPRLLPSPTKQPMNVLSPIPKSSKSTTTGIPLLKKSAAIGQKIVNKQSSEIRKDLAGGRTSRLDQETGGIPRTHFARPSSLPYRPPHGGGTKEKCSTSPHRRAASTSLPRPTAVMRNAKIGTTKPPLKEVKTLTHRLPSDNGHLSFSEGEKLTVILEVDNKWLLCLRGEHKGLVPRSCVHAVQT from the exons GTGGGTCGGGGGATGCTGCCATGGATGAACCACATACACCTGGATCTGACTGTAATTCCAACCCATCCATGGATCCGTCATCTCAAGATCTCATAACTTCAGAGTTCGTTCACGACAACATGGACTATCAATGGTTCGCCGATTGTGG TTATAGGGACACAGGGCTGCATGTACACTCGAGTGTATTGTCCTCGCTATCCGCTTCGTATACTTGTGACGATCTGAGATATGATGCCGAGTGTCGATACCTTGATGCAAATTTCGCTGAAATTGATATGGAAAGTTTCCGGACTGCAGACATCCACTCTTTGCTCACTCTTCCCGTAATATGTACCGATCCTGTGCAGCACTCAGAG TCAAACTATCAAAGGGAAAGATATGCCAGCATGTCTGGCTCTATGATGGAAAAACTTGACTTTGATTCTCCCATCAGCCCCCATACTAGCAGCCAG GGAGAAGATTCTGCGTGTTCGACAGCAGATACCATGTCCATATGCAAGTCGTCACTACTCTTCTCTCCTGTCAAGGAGACACCTGTGCTGCCACCAGGTGGCAGTTACAGCGTCGATTCCCTGGACTGTGAAGACGTTTTATTGACATGCCAAGCCCACAATAAAATTAACTACACAATTGCTTTTGAGGGGAGTATGACTATGTATTCCGACGGTTCGCAAGACTTTGAAAATCAAG aaaaacaaaatattcgtCAAATCCCAGATTTCTATTATGACAAAAAGttgaacttgaaaaatatgtttggCCTTTCAATGGCTAAATCAGACTCCAAAGTCTACACCACTTGGAGTAACTTGAAACATAGTCCAGCAAATAACGTTATGACTCGTCATCCATCTGGCAACAATAATACAATGCCTAATTTTCTCCAAGCAAACGGACAGCTGAATTtaaacttgaataaaaaaagtcaGAGTCTACCAGACCTCACGCAAACTAGAGAGCTGAGCCGGTATCCTCTTAACTTTTCT GTTGATTCGGCTGAATCAAATAATCACGTGGGCAATTTGCAAAGTTCAGGGTCAATCATCAGTCGTTCGATCAATGAAGATAGTTCCGAAAGCACAGACCACAtctcgacaaaaaaaaagcttcaaAATTTGAGCCTAGTGAAACGTTTCATGAAGCAAAAAAGTATGAGTGCAGAAGGAATGAGTATGACCCTTGATCAATCGGGCTCAGCTAGCGACAGTGGTTGGCCAACAAGTAACAGTGAAAGTGGCAGTGGTAGTGGAACTCGTACTCAAATACATCAGCATAATATCAATAATACCTGTAATAATTTGACTTTGGAGAAtgatttttctataaattgGGTAAAGTCTGactattacaataataaaggAACAGAGCATACTTTTGCTGGTGAAGATTTTGACAATATTATAAGGAAACAATCACCGTTGCTGGAGGAATTTGAAGGAGAATTACAGTCTTCCGCATCTATTGAAGAATTGTCAGAGAgcatttcgaaaattgaatccATGGACGGCAGCAGGTGCGAGAAACACGAAAATTCTTTTCTGGAAGATACTGTGACGCAATCAAATACAGAACAGATAAACTCTTCCAGTAAGAATTTGCCACTTTCAAAAACCACTGGAACACAGGTGTTCACTCAAGTCGAGGACAATAGCGTCCAAACATCATTAATATATCTTACCAAAGACAAAAATTACCCATCGATTTGTGAAACCACCATTGAAAAAAGGCCGGCCTACATTGTTTACCCAAATTACACTCTACCAGACTTGTCGTTTTTGCAACTTGGACAGGGTAAATTTGACAAAGTAGCGTTAAGACCTCAGTGTTTTGACAGGGACCGAAGTAGATGGAGAAAGTACAACAAGTCCAACAGGCCATTCTCCTGCAATGACCTCGACGCCATGAAGCAGCGTGGATTCTCGCACATCAAAGATTGGGAGTCCCTGACGTTTCTGTTACCTGCGGAATATAAAAGAATTCTCCATGACGTTCCCGAAGCCGCAAAGCATGTCAAGCTAGccgaggaaacaaaaaaaccacTATTCTGTTTGTCCCCGCAAATGCGGCACCGTGCTCGTATTATCGACGAGGCTACCCCAGATAATATTTCCTCTGCCAGTAGTATAGGCACACAACCGTCTTCAGGTTATAGAGGATCCTCAACAATTCTAACAGATTCATTGATCAATCAGCAAGGTGTACCAAATAATAGCAATCCCCTCTATTTATATCGATATGATAGTGCAAGCTCCGAAGCAAGCCTGACCTCCCAAGATACAAAGCAGTATAGGCCCTCCTGTAAACCAAAGATTAACGCACCGACCCTGCCTAAACGGTCCATCTCGCTGCCTCACGGAGACCGCGAAACTCGTTGCAACACGAAAGCACCTCCTCGACCTCCCCTGCCGAGAGGAATTTTGAGAAAAGACAAACTGACTAATAACAAAAGGTATAGCATGTTCGAGATGGGTGGTGTCAAAGAAGTGGAAAATCAACAGGTCACAcctgaaacaaataaaagaatGTCTCTGCAAGAACCTTACTACCTCAACAACGATCATCAGTCGCAGCAAATTCGTAGGTTAATTGATTCCGAAAAAGATGTTGATGAAGTAGAGGAACGTCTGTATTATGCAG AGCGATTGAAAGAGTCTGAAAATTGTGTTAATTTAGAACTGTATCCAACTGAATGCAGTGACGAAATTATACAGTTGGAAGATTTTCTAAGGCGCAGCGGGTTTTCTTCACAAAGTAGCGACGGCGATAGCGAAGATCAAGACGTAAGGCTCAGGTCCTATGTTAGACAATTCTTGCGACTAAATATGAACAAAGatttggtgaaaaatgttgagaTGATGGAATCTCAGAAAAAGACTGTGAGCTTCGCAGTACAACAAAGGAaagaatttctcaaaaataaG GGTTGCACTCTAGGTTTCACAGCAAACAAACAGTCACTGGACGAAAGGACATCTATTGCCGAGTCTCCCAGTGGCAGCAGTGAATTAAAATCCTTTACTACGAACGGAAAAAGTG ATATGCTCAGGTCTGTCAACAAGTCTGTGGGTCTAATATTGAACTACTGGCGTATAGAAACAGTCAAGGATGAACAGGTTCAAGATAATAGAAACGAGTGCGCCCAACTCTGTCTGAGTAACTTGTGTCCTGCCTTATACGCTATCATGTGCGACGGTTTGCGGCCAAACATTAATTCGTCTTTCGGACCCTTAGCTAATAGTGTCTGGCAAGTGGTCGAGGCATCTTCTCAACAAGGCCCGTTAACTAAAACCCTGAACGAATTGGTACAAAAGATAAATGGTGAAGACTTTATCACAGAAGGAATGCTCAAGTTCCACGCATTTGTGTTTGGCTTGCTGAA CTTGAGGGCACTGGATGCTTGGTTTGCATATTTGTGCACACGGGAATCTATCTTACGAAAGCACTACTCCAGAAGCAGTTTATTTGTTAGTTCTCTCGCCTGCGTTAATGCCCGAGAAATGGTGGATGCACTTTTGAACATTCTTCAACCTCTTGCATTGTGCCCGTTTCAACTGGATATGCTGTATCAGTACCGTCAACTTCACAACAGCTTGGGGCATATGAACAATCATCTAACAAAC GCTACTGTAGGCTTAAAATCTGTGGATTCGACAGAAGTGAGAGGTCCAAGTAAacgagaatttttcaacaatattgtTAGTCCTGTCAAGGTAAGACCACGATCCTGTGTAGACTATGCAAAAGGGGGAAATATGCAAGGTATCCTGCATGAGGCTAACTTGAACAACACTATTAAAAAACGTTGGAGTAATCTTCCATCTGGTTCAAAACTGATCCAAGCATTTGACAAGCTCACTTTAGAAGACTCCGAAGATTATACTGATAGTCTTGAACATTCGCCATTGAAAGTGGGGGCTCCTCAAAACGTTTCAGCTAAAATCAAATCTCCCCCAATTTCTACTGGTAAAGttgaaaatgaggaaatgtATCCCGGTGGtgtcaaattcaaaaaactgCAAGAAAAGTGGGAGCTCATGATTGGAAAAGAGGAAAGTAAAGAGCAACCTATTGCCCGATCACCCGAATCTCCGGCTCGAACGCCAACAAATTCGGGGAAGTCAAAAATTCCCCGATTGCTGCCTTCCCCTACGAAACAGCCTATGAACGTGTTATCTCCCATTCCAAAAAGTTCGAAATCAACAACAACTGGTATAcctttgttgaaaaaatctgcTGCAATTGgacaaaaaatcgtaaataaaCAGTCCAGTGAAATCCGTAAAGATTTAGCAGGTGGTCGAACCAGTCGTCTTGACCAGGAGACAGGTGGCATTCCACGAACTCATTTTGCGAGGCCGAGTTCTTTGCCATACAGGCCGCCACATGGTGGTGGTACCAAAGAAAAATGCTCGACATCCCCTCATAGAAGAGCCGCGTCTACCTCGTTGCCAAGGCCCACAGCTGTCATGAGAAACGCTAAAATAGGAACGACAAAACCACCTCTCAA AGAAGTCAAGACACTCACCCACAGGTTACCATCGGACAACGGTCATCTTTCATTCAGCGAAGGTGAAAAGCTAACTGTTATTCTTGAAGTAGATAACAAGTGGTTACTTTGTTTGAGAGGTGAACACAAAGGTTTGGTTCCAAGATCGTGCGTGCACGCTGTACAAACCTGA
- the LOC107221834 gene encoding uncharacterized protein LOC107221834 isoform X6, whose protein sequence is MSVPVTDVIRGSGDRIGGGSGDAAMDEPHTPGSDCNSNPSMDPSSQDLITSEFVHDNMDYQWFADCGYRDTGLHVHSSVLSSLSASYTCDDLRYDAECRYLDANFAEIDMESFRTADIHSLLTLPVICTDPVQHSESNYQRERYASMSGSMMEKLDFDSPISPHTSSQGEDSACSTADTMSICKSSLLFSPVKETPVLPPGGSYSVDSLDCEDVLLTCQAHNKINYTIAFEGSMTMYSDGSQDFENQEKQNIRQIPDFYYDKKLNLKNMFGLSMAKSDSKVYTTWSNLKHSPANNVMTRHPSGNNNTMPNFLQANGQLNLNLNKKSQSLPDLTQTRELSRYPLNFSVDSAESNNHVGNLQSSGSIISRSINEDSSESTDHISTKKKLQNLSLVKRFMKQKSMSAEGMSMTLDQSGSASDSGWPTSNSESGSGSGTRTQIHQHNINNTCNNLTLENDFSINWVKSDYYNNKGTEHTFAGEDFDNIIRKQSPLLEEFEGELQSSASIEELSESISKIESMDGSRCEKHENSFLEDTVTQSNTEQINSSSKNLPLSKTTGTQVFTQVEDNSVQTSLIYLTKDKNYPSICETTIEKRPAYIVYPNYTLPDLSFLQLGQGKFDKVALRPQCFDRDRSRWRKYNKSNRPFSCNDLDAMKQRGFSHIKDWESLTFLLPAEYKRILHDVPEAAKHVKLAEETKKPLFCLSPQMRHRARIIDEATPDNISSASSIGTQPSSGYRGSSTILTDSLINQQGVPNNSNPLYLYRYDSASSEASLTSQDTKQYRPSCKPKINAPTLPKRSISLPHGDRETRCNTKAPPRPPLPRGILRKDKLTNNKRYSMFEMGGVKEVENQQVTPETNKRMSLQEPYYLNNDHQSQQIRRLIDSEKDVDEVEERLYYAERLKESENCVNLELYPTECSDEIIQLEDFLRRSGFSSQSSDGDSEDQDVRLRSYVRQFLRLNMNKDLVKNVEMMESQKKTVSFAVQQRKEFLKNKGCTLGFTANKQSLDERTSIAESPSGSSELKSFTTNGKSDMLRSVNKSVGLILNYWRIETVKDEQVQDNRNECAQLCLSNLCPALYAIMCDGLRPNINSSFGPLANSVWQVVEASSQQGPLTKTLNELVQKINGEDFITEGMLKFHAFVFGLLNLRALDAWFAYLCTRESILRKHYSRSSLFVSSLACVNAREMVDALLNILQPLALCPFQLDMLYQYRQLHNSLGHMNNHLTNATVGLKSVDSTEVRGPSKREFFNNIVSPVKVRPRSCVDYAKGGNMQGILHEANLNNTIKKRWSNLPSGSKLIQAFDKLTLEDSEDYTDSLEHSPLKVGAPQNVSAKIKSPPISTGKVENEEMYPGGVKFKKLQEKWELMIGKEESKEQPIARSPESPARTPTNSGKSKIPRLLPSPTKQPMNVLSPIPKSSKSTTTGIPLLKKSAAIGQKIVNKQSSEIRKDLAGGRTSRLDQETGGIPRTHFARPSSLPYRPPHGGGTKEKCSTSPHRRAASTSLPRPTAVMRNAKIGTTKPPLKEVKTLTHRLPSDNGHLSFSEGEKLTVILEVDNKWLLCLRGEHKGLVPRSCVHAVQT, encoded by the exons GTGGGTCGGGGGATGCTGCCATGGATGAACCACATACACCTGGATCTGACTGTAATTCCAACCCATCCATGGATCCGTCATCTCAAGATCTCATAACTTCAGAGTTCGTTCACGACAACATGGACTATCAATGGTTCGCCGATTGTGG TTATAGGGACACAGGGCTGCATGTACACTCGAGTGTATTGTCCTCGCTATCCGCTTCGTATACTTGTGACGATCTGAGATATGATGCCGAGTGTCGATACCTTGATGCAAATTTCGCTGAAATTGATATGGAAAGTTTCCGGACTGCAGACATCCACTCTTTGCTCACTCTTCCCGTAATATGTACCGATCCTGTGCAGCACTCAGAG TCAAACTATCAAAGGGAAAGATATGCCAGCATGTCTGGCTCTATGATGGAAAAACTTGACTTTGATTCTCCCATCAGCCCCCATACTAGCAGCCAG GGAGAAGATTCTGCGTGTTCGACAGCAGATACCATGTCCATATGCAAGTCGTCACTACTCTTCTCTCCTGTCAAGGAGACACCTGTGCTGCCACCAGGTGGCAGTTACAGCGTCGATTCCCTGGACTGTGAAGACGTTTTATTGACATGCCAAGCCCACAATAAAATTAACTACACAATTGCTTTTGAGGGGAGTATGACTATGTATTCCGACGGTTCGCAAGACTTTGAAAATCAAG aaaaacaaaatattcgtCAAATCCCAGATTTCTATTATGACAAAAAGttgaacttgaaaaatatgtttggCCTTTCAATGGCTAAATCAGACTCCAAAGTCTACACCACTTGGAGTAACTTGAAACATAGTCCAGCAAATAACGTTATGACTCGTCATCCATCTGGCAACAATAATACAATGCCTAATTTTCTCCAAGCAAACGGACAGCTGAATTtaaacttgaataaaaaaagtcaGAGTCTACCAGACCTCACGCAAACTAGAGAGCTGAGCCGGTATCCTCTTAACTTTTCT GTTGATTCGGCTGAATCAAATAATCACGTGGGCAATTTGCAAAGTTCAGGGTCAATCATCAGTCGTTCGATCAATGAAGATAGTTCCGAAAGCACAGACCACAtctcgacaaaaaaaaagcttcaaAATTTGAGCCTAGTGAAACGTTTCATGAAGCAAAAAAGTATGAGTGCAGAAGGAATGAGTATGACCCTTGATCAATCGGGCTCAGCTAGCGACAGTGGTTGGCCAACAAGTAACAGTGAAAGTGGCAGTGGTAGTGGAACTCGTACTCAAATACATCAGCATAATATCAATAATACCTGTAATAATTTGACTTTGGAGAAtgatttttctataaattgGGTAAAGTCTGactattacaataataaaggAACAGAGCATACTTTTGCTGGTGAAGATTTTGACAATATTATAAGGAAACAATCACCGTTGCTGGAGGAATTTGAAGGAGAATTACAGTCTTCCGCATCTATTGAAGAATTGTCAGAGAgcatttcgaaaattgaatccATGGACGGCAGCAGGTGCGAGAAACACGAAAATTCTTTTCTGGAAGATACTGTGACGCAATCAAATACAGAACAGATAAACTCTTCCAGTAAGAATTTGCCACTTTCAAAAACCACTGGAACACAGGTGTTCACTCAAGTCGAGGACAATAGCGTCCAAACATCATTAATATATCTTACCAAAGACAAAAATTACCCATCGATTTGTGAAACCACCATTGAAAAAAGGCCGGCCTACATTGTTTACCCAAATTACACTCTACCAGACTTGTCGTTTTTGCAACTTGGACAGGGTAAATTTGACAAAGTAGCGTTAAGACCTCAGTGTTTTGACAGGGACCGAAGTAGATGGAGAAAGTACAACAAGTCCAACAGGCCATTCTCCTGCAATGACCTCGACGCCATGAAGCAGCGTGGATTCTCGCACATCAAAGATTGGGAGTCCCTGACGTTTCTGTTACCTGCGGAATATAAAAGAATTCTCCATGACGTTCCCGAAGCCGCAAAGCATGTCAAGCTAGccgaggaaacaaaaaaaccacTATTCTGTTTGTCCCCGCAAATGCGGCACCGTGCTCGTATTATCGACGAGGCTACCCCAGATAATATTTCCTCTGCCAGTAGTATAGGCACACAACCGTCTTCAGGTTATAGAGGATCCTCAACAATTCTAACAGATTCATTGATCAATCAGCAAGGTGTACCAAATAATAGCAATCCCCTCTATTTATATCGATATGATAGTGCAAGCTCCGAAGCAAGCCTGACCTCCCAAGATACAAAGCAGTATAGGCCCTCCTGTAAACCAAAGATTAACGCACCGACCCTGCCTAAACGGTCCATCTCGCTGCCTCACGGAGACCGCGAAACTCGTTGCAACACGAAAGCACCTCCTCGACCTCCCCTGCCGAGAGGAATTTTGAGAAAAGACAAACTGACTAATAACAAAAGGTATAGCATGTTCGAGATGGGTGGTGTCAAAGAAGTGGAAAATCAACAGGTCACAcctgaaacaaataaaagaatGTCTCTGCAAGAACCTTACTACCTCAACAACGATCATCAGTCGCAGCAAATTCGTAGGTTAATTGATTCCGAAAAAGATGTTGATGAAGTAGAGGAACGTCTGTATTATGCAG AGCGATTGAAAGAGTCTGAAAATTGTGTTAATTTAGAACTGTATCCAACTGAATGCAGTGACGAAATTATACAGTTGGAAGATTTTCTAAGGCGCAGCGGGTTTTCTTCACAAAGTAGCGACGGCGATAGCGAAGATCAAGACGTAAGGCTCAGGTCCTATGTTAGACAATTCTTGCGACTAAATATGAACAAAGatttggtgaaaaatgttgagaTGATGGAATCTCAGAAAAAGACTGTGAGCTTCGCAGTACAACAAAGGAaagaatttctcaaaaataaG GGTTGCACTCTAGGTTTCACAGCAAACAAACAGTCACTGGACGAAAGGACATCTATTGCCGAGTCTCCCAGTGGCAGCAGTGAATTAAAATCCTTTACTACGAACGGAAAAAGTG ATATGCTCAGGTCTGTCAACAAGTCTGTGGGTCTAATATTGAACTACTGGCGTATAGAAACAGTCAAGGATGAACAGGTTCAAGATAATAGAAACGAGTGCGCCCAACTCTGTCTGAGTAACTTGTGTCCTGCCTTATACGCTATCATGTGCGACGGTTTGCGGCCAAACATTAATTCGTCTTTCGGACCCTTAGCTAATAGTGTCTGGCAAGTGGTCGAGGCATCTTCTCAACAAGGCCCGTTAACTAAAACCCTGAACGAATTGGTACAAAAGATAAATGGTGAAGACTTTATCACAGAAGGAATGCTCAAGTTCCACGCATTTGTGTTTGGCTTGCTGAA CTTGAGGGCACTGGATGCTTGGTTTGCATATTTGTGCACACGGGAATCTATCTTACGAAAGCACTACTCCAGAAGCAGTTTATTTGTTAGTTCTCTCGCCTGCGTTAATGCCCGAGAAATGGTGGATGCACTTTTGAACATTCTTCAACCTCTTGCATTGTGCCCGTTTCAACTGGATATGCTGTATCAGTACCGTCAACTTCACAACAGCTTGGGGCATATGAACAATCATCTAACAAAC GCTACTGTAGGCTTAAAATCTGTGGATTCGACAGAAGTGAGAGGTCCAAGTAAacgagaatttttcaacaatattgtTAGTCCTGTCAAGGTAAGACCACGATCCTGTGTAGACTATGCAAAAGGGGGAAATATGCAAGGTATCCTGCATGAGGCTAACTTGAACAACACTATTAAAAAACGTTGGAGTAATCTTCCATCTGGTTCAAAACTGATCCAAGCATTTGACAAGCTCACTTTAGAAGACTCCGAAGATTATACTGATAGTCTTGAACATTCGCCATTGAAAGTGGGGGCTCCTCAAAACGTTTCAGCTAAAATCAAATCTCCCCCAATTTCTACTGGTAAAGttgaaaatgaggaaatgtATCCCGGTGGtgtcaaattcaaaaaactgCAAGAAAAGTGGGAGCTCATGATTGGAAAAGAGGAAAGTAAAGAGCAACCTATTGCCCGATCACCCGAATCTCCGGCTCGAACGCCAACAAATTCGGGGAAGTCAAAAATTCCCCGATTGCTGCCTTCCCCTACGAAACAGCCTATGAACGTGTTATCTCCCATTCCAAAAAGTTCGAAATCAACAACAACTGGTATAcctttgttgaaaaaatctgcTGCAATTGgacaaaaaatcgtaaataaaCAGTCCAGTGAAATCCGTAAAGATTTAGCAGGTGGTCGAACCAGTCGTCTTGACCAGGAGACAGGTGGCATTCCACGAACTCATTTTGCGAGGCCGAGTTCTTTGCCATACAGGCCGCCACATGGTGGTGGTACCAAAGAAAAATGCTCGACATCCCCTCATAGAAGAGCCGCGTCTACCTCGTTGCCAAGGCCCACAGCTGTCATGAGAAACGCTAAAATAGGAACGACAAAACCACCTCTCAA AGAAGTCAAGACACTCACCCACAGGTTACCATCGGACAACGGTCATCTTTCATTCAGCGAAGGTGAAAAGCTAACTGTTATTCTTGAAGTAGATAACAAGTGGTTACTTTGTTTGAGAGGTGAACACAAAGGTTTGGTTCCAAGATCGTGCGTGCACGCTGTACAAACCTGA